One window of Pithys albifrons albifrons isolate INPA30051 chromosome 18, PitAlb_v1, whole genome shotgun sequence genomic DNA carries:
- the PXMP4 gene encoding peroxisomal membrane protein 4 yields the protein MSTVGGAPVPEAAGGSGAMAGGAMAGQVRALLRAANALLQQRRYRAALAVIKGFRNGAVYGAKIRAPHALVMTFLFKSGSLREKLKSIAQATYAHSRNLAYFVFTYKGLMAAQSRLQGKKIPFHSFLAACIGGWLVFGENNPINSQIIMYLLSRILFGLSRLAVEKGYIPQPRQDPFPLVAALVWGTVLWLFEYHRQTLQPSLQSSMTYLYEDSEVWHDLSDFLIYNKRTDSK from the exons ATGAGCACGGTGGGCGGGGCGCCGGTCCCGGAAGCGGCGGGTGGCAGCGGGGCCATGGCCGGCGGGGCCATGGCGGGCCAGGTCCGCGCTCTGCTCCGCGCCGCCAACGCGCTCCTGCAGCAGCGCCGCTACCGCGCCGCGCTCGCCGTCATCAAGGGCTTCCGCAACGGCGCCGT TTATGGAGCCAAAATCCGTGCCCCACATGCCCTGGTGATGACTTTTCTGTTCAAGAGTGGAAG TTTGAGAGAGAAGCTGAAGTCCATTGCTCAGGCTACGTACGCTCACTCCAGGAACTTGGCCTACTTCGTGTTCACCTACAAGGGGCTCATGGCAGCGCAGTCCCGGCTGCAGGGCAAGAAAATCCCCTTTCATTCCTTCCTGGCAGCCTGCATTGGGGGCTGGCTGGTGTTTGGTGAGAACAATCCCATCAACAGCCAG ATCATCATGTACCTGCTGTCCCGGATCCTGTTCGGCTTGTCCCGGCTGGCAGTGGAGAAGGGCTAcatcccccagcccaggcaggaccCCTTCCCTCTGGTGGCTGCCCTGGTGTGGGGGACAGTGCTGTGGCTCTTTGAGTACCACCGGCAGACCCTGCAGCCCTCTCTGCAGTCCTCCATGACCTACCTGTACGAGGACAGCGAGGTGTGGCACGACCTGTCTGACTTCCTCATTTACAACAAAAGGACAGACAGCAAGTAG
- the E2F1 gene encoding transcription factor E2F1 — MAAAGGAAGLAALLGSASPHLLIVSAAASAEEPASGGHPDPDLLLFATPQPSRPGAAPRRPALGRPPVKRKLNLETDHQYIAESLPVVRGKARNPSKGAKSPGEKSRYETSLNLTTKRFLELLSQSPDGVVDLNWAAEVLKVQKRRIYDITNVLEGIQLITKKSKNHIQWLGSQATVGAPGRHRLLDKELRELQAAERQLDDLIQMCTVQLRLLTEDPANQHAAYVTCQDLRSIVDPSEQMVMVIKAPPETQLQVSDPAEAFQVSVRSTQGPIDVFLCPEDSSGVCSPVKSPFKAPTEDSSPRCSQPRASPLLPPALDVNMSLLPGEQEALLPGTSTLPSRGPAEEVSLSPLGSMDILLEQSREDLAGFLADEFINLSPPQAQDYHFGLEEGEGISELFDCNFEDLTPLDF; from the exons atggcggcggcgggcggcgcggcggggctgGCGGCGCTGCTGGGCAGCGCCTCCCCGCACCTCCTCATCGTCTCCGCCGCCGCCTCTGCCGAGGAGCCCGCGAGCGGCGGCCACCCGGATCCCGACCTCCTGCTGTTCGCCACGCCACAGCCCTCCCGCCCCGGCGCCGCGCCCAGACGGCCCGCGCTGGGCCGCCCGCCG GTGAAGAGGAAGCTGAACTTAGAGACGGATCACCAGTACATAGCAGAGAGCCTGCCGGTGGTGCGGGGCAAGGCCAGGAACCCCTCTAAAG GGGCAAAGTCTCCTGGAGAGAAATCCCGCTATGAAACCTCCCTGAACCTCACCACCAAGCGCTTCCTGGAGCTCCTGAGCCAGTCACCCGATGGTGTGGTGGATCTCAACTGGGCAGCCGAGGTCCTGAAGGTGCAGAAGAGGCGCATCTACGACATCACCAATGTCCTGGAGGGCATCCAGCTCATCACCAAGAAATCCAAGAACCACATCCAGTGGCT GGGCAGCCAGGCCACCGTGGGAGCGCCCGGCCGGCACCGGCTGCTGGACAAGGAGCTGCGGGAGCTGCAGGCGGCCGAGCGGCAGCTGGATGACCTCATCCAGATGTGCACAGTGCAGCTGCGCCTGCTCACCGAGGACCCTGCCAACCAGCA CGCGGCCTATGTGACCTGCCAGGACCTGCGCAGCATCGTGGACCCCTCAGAGCAAATGGTGATGGTTATCAAagcccccccagagacccagcTGCAGGTCTCAGATCCAGCAGAG GCTTTCCAGGTCTCTGTGCGAAGCACTCAGGGCCCCATCGATGTCTTCCTCTGCCCCGAGGACAGCTCAGGGGTCTGCAGCCCCGTCAAAAGCCCCTTCAAAGCCCCCACAGAGGACTCTTCTCCCAGATGTTCACAGCCCAGAGCTTCCCCactcctgcctcctgccctggatGTGAACATGTCACTGCTTCCTGGAGAGCAag AAGCACTGCTGCCAGGGACGAGCACGCTGCCCAGCAGAGGCCCAGCGGAGGAGGTGAGCCTGTCACCTCTGGGCTCCATGGAcatcctcctggagcagagcagggaggactTGGCAGGATTCTTGGCGGATGAATTCATCAACCTGTCGCCGCCACAGGCACAGGACTATCACTTTGGGCTGGAGGAGGGCGAGGGCATCAGTGAGCTCTTCGACTGCAACTTTGAGGACTTGACCCCCTTGGACTTCTGA